GGCCCCTCTGCTCCCCGCCCAGGTCCTGGCCCAGCATCACTGTGTGGTGGTAGTTCCCAGCCTGGCCTCTCCTAACTCGCCCTCTTTCCTCTGACCCACAGGAAAGATGCCTGATGCTGTGAACTTCTGGCTGGGGGAGGCAGCTGCAGTGACATCATGTAGGTGTCGGGAATACAAAGGTGGGGAGGAGGTTGTGGGGAGGGAAGGCGAGGCGGAGAGTGGACGGCTGGCCTGCAGGGAAGTCGGACTGATTGATCTCTAAGATTTCTCCTGGGATTCTGGGGCTCAGGCATAACAGAGGGCCTTCCCCAGCAGCTCAGGCGGGCGAAGGTGCCCGCGGCATTGGACGCGGGGGCCACTGTTTCTTGTAAGGTCCCTAGAAAGCACTGAAGGCCAGCTAAGTCAGGGGTAGACTCAGAAGAACCCTGTTTGTGTGAATTCCCCTCCTGGTGAGTGTCAAGTCCCTGGCAGGCAGAGATCTGAGGTGCCTGAATGCCTGCCAGACTCCTCTCCTTGGCATCCCCCTGAGCCTCCTCTGACTTTGCGTGCTCTTCTGTCACACTGTAAGCTGTCTTGGGGTGCAGGGCCCCAAGTGCGAGTGTCTGCCCCCTCCTAACCCTGCCCACTGGGCCCTCTGTGTCAGCAGTGCATAAGGACCACTATGAGAACCTCTACTGTGTGGTCTCGGGAGAGAAACACTTCCTGCTGCATCCACCCAGCGACCGGCCCTTCATCCCCTATGGTAGGGGGTGCAGCCTGGAGGGGCCGGGGAGCAGGTGGCCCAAAGTAGAGGGAGGGCAGTGGTAGCCCTGGGCGGGCTGGACCCCAGGCCTGAGGTGTGGACACAGCGTCTCCACTGCACTAGGACTCCTGGCCCTCTTGCCCCTGCACCCAGGAAACAAGTGGGAGTGGTGGGCAAGCTCCAGGCCCTTTGAGGGTGCCCATAACTTTCTCCCTCTGGCTTCAGAGCTGTACACACCGGCAACCTACCAGCTAACCGAAGAGGGCTCATTCAAGATGGTGGACGAAGAGGCCATGGAGAAGGTGGCTGCTTTGTTCCTGGGCCCCGGGAGCGGGGAGGCAAGGAACCTGGGCTCTGAGGAACAGGCACAAAAGAGATGGGGAGGAGGTGCTTTGCTCTGAAGAATCCCTACGTCTGGGCCTCCCAGTGCCGAGCAGGGCAGGGCCCATGGTGTTTACCTCCAGGGACAGAGCTGGAGGGCCTGGGGGCTTTGGGCCTACTCCCTGGAATCTGCTGTGTTCCCAGGTGCCTTGGATCCCACTGGACCCCTTGGCTCCAGATCTGGCCGAGTACCCCAGTTACAGTCAGGCCCAGGCCCTTCACTGCACCGTGCAGACTGGCGAGATGCTCTATCTGCCCGCCCTGTGGTTCCACCACGTCCAGCAGTCCCATGGCTGCATGGCCGGTGAGGGGCTACCCAGCTCACCGGGGGGTGTGTGGGGAAGCTTAGATTAGAAGGGGGACCCTCGTGCTCCGGTCTCCATTCTCTCCACAGTGAATTTCTGGTACGACATGGAGTATGACCTCAAGTACAGTTACTTCCAGCTGCTCGACTCCCTCACTAAGGTCTCAGGCCTCAGCTGACTGAGCCCTGGTGAACATCGCCAAGGACGACTTACGGAAAAGGCTGCGCCCCTCCTGAGCCAGTCACCTCGAGAGGCAATCTGGAGTCAGAGGTGCTGGCTGCTGGCCCAGCTGGGCTTAGGGTCAGCTTCAGATGATCGGGAGGACCAGGAGGCGCCAGGCAGGTCTGGGTGTGGCCTCCCAGGAAACTGGCGCACAGGTGAGGCAGCAGCCTGTTCTGGAAGAGGAGTGGGGTTCAGGTGCGGCACCGCCTCACCAGCGccgtgaccttgggcgagttactGCCTCACGGCCTCAGTGTGctgtctgtaaaacagagataacgATCGTTCCTACCTCATG
The genomic region above belongs to Phocoena phocoena chromosome 2, mPhoPho1.1, whole genome shotgun sequence and contains:
- the JMJD7 gene encoding bifunctional peptidase and (3S)-lysyl hydroxylase JMJD7, which translates into the protein MADAALDAVRRELREFPAAARELSVPPAVPYLDKPPGPLHFYRDWVCPNRPCIIRNALQHWPALQKWSLPYLRATAGSVEVSVAVTPDGYADAVRGNRFVMPAERRLPLSCVLDVLEGRAQHPGVLYVQKQCSNLLTELPQLLPDLEPHVPWASEALGKMPDAVNFWLGEAAAVTSLHKDHYENLYCVVSGEKHFLLHPPSDRPFIPYELYTPATYQLTEEGSFKMVDEEAMEKVPWIPLDPLAPDLAEYPSYSQAQALHCTVQTGEMLYLPALWFHHVQQSHGCMAVNFWYDMEYDLKYSYFQLLDSLTKVSGLS